The Caulifigura coniformis genome includes a region encoding these proteins:
- a CDS encoding MFS transporter, which produces MQAADTLEPPPRSLIDRLGIHPPLVWGYVGLLLFMIGDGVEAGYLSKYLVDRNIATEDSVGLVFTAYGLAVALAAWLSGALSDLWGPRQVMAVGLAIWIAFEVGLLVLGIGPGNYALTMVMYTLRGLGYPLFAYGFLVWISVAAPDRRLGTAVGWFWFAFTGGLLALGPLAASLAIPQIGPMQTLWLSLGLVVIGGLIALLGLQEPIGKRRLAPAGEHPVRTLLSSISIAWRHPKTAIGCIVRIINTAPQNGFLVFMPIYFTKTIGFTQEQWLQMLSFMFISNVIWNLLFGIIGDKLGWRQTVAFCGGLGCTITTLLLYYVPTTQGANYPLCVLAAVLYGATLAGYVPLSALMPSLAPESKGAAMSLLNLGAGASNWVGPAIVSLFWTRYGVGTVMWIFAILYIISAVLALFLKLPERKPA; this is translated from the coding sequence ATGCAGGCTGCAGACACTCTCGAGCCGCCCCCACGCTCGTTGATTGACCGTCTGGGAATTCACCCGCCGCTCGTCTGGGGCTACGTCGGCCTGTTGCTCTTCATGATCGGCGACGGCGTCGAGGCCGGTTATCTCTCCAAGTATCTCGTCGACCGCAACATCGCGACCGAGGACAGCGTCGGCCTCGTCTTCACCGCCTACGGTCTCGCCGTCGCTCTCGCGGCCTGGCTCTCCGGAGCCCTGTCCGATCTCTGGGGCCCGAGGCAGGTGATGGCAGTCGGTCTGGCGATCTGGATCGCCTTCGAAGTCGGCCTGCTCGTCCTCGGAATCGGCCCCGGCAACTACGCCCTCACGATGGTCATGTACACCCTTCGCGGACTCGGCTACCCGCTGTTCGCGTATGGATTCCTCGTCTGGATCTCGGTCGCCGCGCCCGATCGACGATTGGGAACCGCCGTGGGCTGGTTCTGGTTCGCCTTCACCGGCGGTCTGCTCGCCTTGGGCCCTCTGGCCGCCAGTCTCGCCATCCCGCAAATCGGCCCGATGCAGACCCTCTGGCTCTCGCTGGGGCTCGTCGTCATCGGCGGCCTGATCGCGCTGCTCGGTCTTCAGGAGCCGATTGGTAAACGCCGCCTCGCGCCCGCCGGCGAGCATCCCGTCCGGACGCTCCTTTCGAGCATCTCGATTGCCTGGCGCCATCCCAAAACCGCCATCGGGTGCATTGTCCGCATCATCAACACGGCCCCGCAGAACGGCTTCCTCGTCTTCATGCCGATCTATTTCACGAAGACCATCGGCTTCACGCAGGAACAGTGGCTCCAGATGCTGAGCTTCATGTTCATCAGCAACGTCATCTGGAACCTCTTGTTCGGAATCATCGGCGACAAGCTCGGCTGGCGGCAGACCGTCGCGTTCTGTGGCGGCCTCGGCTGCACGATCACGACGCTCCTCCTCTACTACGTCCCCACCACCCAGGGCGCAAACTATCCGCTCTGCGTCCTCGCCGCCGTGCTCTATGGAGCAACGCTTGCGGGTTATGTTCCCTTGTCCGCGCTGATGCCCTCGCTGGCTCCCGAAAGCAAGGGGGCGGCCATGTCGCTCCTGAACCTCGGCGCCGGAGCGAGCAACTGGGTCGGCCCTGCCATCGTGTCGCTGTTCTGGACCCGCTACGGCGTCGGAACCGTGATGTGGATCTTTGCCATCCTCTACATCATCAGCGCCGTGCTGGCGCTGTTCCTGAAACTGCCCGAACGCAAACCGGCCTGA
- a CDS encoding radical SAM/SPASM domain-containing protein → MYLRMAKRVLLEADKRLVWKLAYNFGLKGALSVQRFKRRLKRGEYFPPFLYISVINSCNLRCQGCWVDVAAKQQTIDLESLTRLINDAKAAGNSFFGIVGGEPFMHKDLLKALSRHPDAYFQIFTNGHFITDEVAKEMRRLGNITPLISVEGTEIVSDERRGRQHVLSDTMRGVENCLKNHLLTGVCTSVCQTNFDDLVQEKWLDRLIEMGVFYTWFHVYRPMGPDANPELCLTREQQLKLRRFVVEMRAKKPIAIIDAYYDGEGKALCPAATGISHHINPWGGIEPCPIVQFAKETIHDTRPIDRVMIESKFLHDFRQLAASSTRGCIVLERPDLLHELAVLHDAGDQTARKTAAAELLAMTARTSQDMPTQEIPEKSLVYRFAKRFFFNDFGAYDHPVSPLKAPAVPQKT, encoded by the coding sequence ATGTATCTGCGAATGGCCAAACGGGTCCTGCTCGAAGCAGACAAGCGTCTGGTCTGGAAGCTGGCGTACAACTTCGGCCTCAAGGGCGCGCTGTCCGTTCAGCGTTTCAAGCGGCGGCTGAAACGGGGAGAGTACTTCCCGCCGTTCCTCTACATCTCCGTCATCAATTCCTGCAACCTCCGCTGCCAGGGGTGCTGGGTCGATGTGGCCGCCAAGCAGCAGACGATCGACCTCGAATCGCTCACCCGGCTCATCAACGACGCGAAGGCGGCCGGCAACAGTTTCTTCGGCATCGTCGGCGGCGAGCCGTTCATGCATAAGGACCTCCTGAAGGCACTTTCCCGGCATCCCGACGCCTACTTCCAGATTTTCACGAACGGGCATTTCATCACGGATGAAGTCGCCAAGGAAATGCGGCGTCTCGGCAACATCACTCCCCTCATCAGCGTCGAAGGAACGGAGATCGTCAGCGACGAGCGTCGCGGCCGTCAGCATGTCCTCTCCGACACGATGCGCGGCGTCGAGAACTGCCTGAAGAACCATTTGCTCACGGGGGTCTGCACGAGCGTCTGCCAGACCAATTTCGACGACCTCGTGCAGGAGAAGTGGCTCGACCGCCTGATTGAAATGGGGGTCTTCTACACCTGGTTCCACGTCTACCGGCCGATGGGCCCCGATGCGAATCCCGAACTCTGCCTGACGCGTGAACAGCAGTTGAAGCTTCGTCGCTTCGTCGTCGAAATGCGGGCGAAGAAGCCGATCGCGATCATTGATGCCTACTACGACGGCGAGGGAAAGGCGCTCTGCCCGGCGGCGACCGGAATCAGCCACCACATCAATCCCTGGGGCGGCATCGAGCCCTGCCCGATCGTGCAGTTCGCGAAGGAAACGATTCACGACACGCGGCCAATCGACCGCGTTATGATCGAATCGAAATTCCTGCACGACTTCCGCCAGCTCGCCGCCTCCAGCACCCGCGGCTGCATCGTTCTCGAACGGCCCGACCTGCTCCACGAACTGGCCGTGCTGCACGACGCGGGAGACCAGACCGCCCGGAAGACCGCGGCGGCCGAACTCCTCGCCATGACCGCGCGGACTTCGCAGGACATGCCCACCCAGGAAATCCCGGAGAAGAGCCTCGTTTACCGCTTCGCCAAGCGGTTCTTCTTCAACGATTTCGGCGCCTACGACCATCCCGTGAGCCCGCTCAAGGCGCCCGCAGTCCCGCAGAAGACCTGA
- a CDS encoding ribulokinase gives MSIVAGVDFGTQSVRVSIVDSERGRLGSGLCAYPLHRRREDPDYAAQSHADHLASLEKAARQALQTAGIEGQRVEALAIDTTGSTIVPVDDRLQPLDDYYLWCDHRSWREAAQITEAARRVNLPALEWCGGNYSSEFALSKLLHWLRNNPHRRSQMATAVEHCDLMTAVLCGINEPSQLPRSVCAMGHKWMWNASLGGLPSEEFLSSVDPLFTGLRDRLGGRFDRSNAIAGHLSPEWASRLGMRNGIPLPVGALDAHWDAVGAGIGLGDIVNVIGTSTCVMAITGTTTLIPGVFGVVEGSIHPGYTGIEAGLSAAGDLFDAIARRAGVPLEQLSKSIEGYRTGQTGLLRMAWDNGDRCVLSNPHLGGMTLGWNLQHTAADELFAAIEGTALHTRNILARLAEYGVPIRRVINAGGIPRRSSVLNQVYANILNVPILVPKDDTTSLGSAIFAFLAAGAFKTVEEAQEALCPEYITVEPAPPGVRIGNELYELFLKLYNAFGREQSAAVQVGEVLPALRRLSHEALHQERVD, from the coding sequence ATGAGCATTGTCGCCGGCGTCGATTTCGGCACCCAGAGCGTCCGCGTGTCGATCGTCGACAGCGAACGTGGTCGCCTGGGCTCGGGCCTGTGTGCCTATCCGTTGCACCGCCGGCGGGAAGATCCCGACTACGCCGCCCAGAGCCACGCCGATCATCTGGCGTCGCTCGAGAAAGCCGCCCGACAGGCGCTGCAAACAGCCGGAATCGAAGGCCAGCGCGTCGAAGCCCTGGCCATCGACACCACCGGCTCCACGATCGTTCCAGTCGACGACCGCCTGCAGCCGCTCGACGACTACTACCTCTGGTGCGACCACCGCTCCTGGCGCGAAGCGGCCCAAATCACCGAGGCCGCCAGGCGTGTGAACCTGCCGGCCCTCGAATGGTGCGGCGGCAACTATTCCTCGGAGTTCGCTCTCTCGAAGCTCCTCCACTGGCTCCGCAACAACCCGCACCGCCGCTCGCAGATGGCGACCGCAGTCGAGCACTGCGATCTGATGACGGCAGTCCTCTGCGGAATCAACGAGCCCTCGCAACTGCCGCGCAGCGTCTGCGCAATGGGCCACAAATGGATGTGGAACGCCTCTCTCGGCGGGCTCCCTTCAGAAGAATTTCTCTCCAGCGTCGACCCGCTGTTCACCGGCCTCCGCGATCGCCTGGGCGGACGCTTCGACCGAAGCAACGCGATCGCCGGGCATCTCTCCCCCGAGTGGGCCAGTCGCCTCGGCATGCGGAACGGCATCCCGCTGCCCGTCGGCGCGCTCGATGCCCATTGGGACGCTGTCGGCGCCGGCATCGGTCTGGGCGACATCGTGAACGTCATCGGCACGTCGACCTGTGTCATGGCCATCACCGGAACCACGACCCTCATCCCCGGAGTGTTCGGGGTCGTCGAAGGCTCGATCCATCCCGGATACACTGGGATTGAAGCCGGACTCTCGGCCGCCGGCGACCTCTTCGATGCCATCGCCCGCCGCGCGGGCGTCCCGCTCGAACAGCTCTCGAAATCGATCGAAGGCTACCGGACCGGCCAGACCGGCCTCTTGCGGATGGCCTGGGACAACGGCGACCGCTGCGTCCTTTCAAACCCGCATCTCGGCGGCATGACGCTCGGCTGGAACCTCCAGCACACCGCGGCGGATGAACTCTTCGCCGCCATCGAAGGCACCGCGCTCCACACCCGCAACATCCTCGCTCGTCTCGCGGAGTACGGCGTCCCCATCCGGCGCGTGATCAATGCCGGCGGCATCCCGCGCCGCAGCTCAGTCTTGAATCAGGTCTACGCCAACATCCTCAACGTCCCGATCCTGGTTCCGAAGGACGATACGACGAGCCTCGGCTCGGCCATCTTCGCGTTCCTTGCGGCCGGTGCCTTCAAGACCGTCGAAGAAGCCCAGGAGGCGCTCTGCCCCGAATACATCACCGTCGAACCCGCGCCGCCCGGCGTTCGGATCGGCAACGAGCTCTACGAGCTGTTTCTCAAGCTCTACAACGCCTTCGGCCGTGAACAATCAGCGGCCGTTCAGGTCGGAGAAGTCCTTCCGGCGCTGAGACGCCTGTCGCACGAAGCCCTGCACCAGGAACGCGTGGACTGA
- a CDS encoding HAD-IIA family hydrolase: protein MTSKIPASSGARSLRDVRHVVLDLDGTLYRGNRLFDVTLPFLAALRNHDIGYTFLTNNTSRSKTDYVDKLRAMGIETSPPQIYTPADSTLTYLRESLPAVKVLGVLGTPSLCRQFEEAGFQVRWDGCEAVVIGFDTTLDYERLCRAAYGISLGLPFIATHPDLVCPTDEPTVLVDCGAICACLTAATGRTPVILGKPDPVILLNLAARHHLEPSQLAMVGDRLYTDIAMAQRAGSVSVLVLSGEATAADTAAMPTPPDYIMTDVGELGRRLTAGD, encoded by the coding sequence ATGACCTCAAAGATTCCCGCCTCGTCCGGCGCCCGATCGCTCCGGGACGTCCGTCACGTCGTTCTCGATCTCGATGGCACGCTTTATCGCGGCAATCGACTGTTCGACGTCACGCTCCCGTTCCTGGCCGCCCTTCGCAACCACGACATCGGCTACACCTTCCTCACCAACAACACCTCCCGCAGCAAGACCGACTACGTCGACAAGCTGCGCGCCATGGGAATCGAAACCAGCCCTCCGCAGATCTACACGCCGGCTGATTCCACACTGACCTATCTGCGTGAATCCCTTCCTGCGGTGAAGGTGCTCGGCGTCCTCGGAACTCCGTCGCTCTGCCGACAGTTCGAAGAGGCCGGTTTCCAGGTCCGCTGGGACGGGTGCGAAGCCGTCGTGATCGGGTTCGACACCACGCTCGACTACGAACGTCTCTGCCGTGCCGCCTACGGCATCAGCCTCGGCCTCCCCTTCATCGCGACCCATCCCGACCTCGTCTGTCCAACGGACGAACCGACAGTTCTCGTCGACTGCGGAGCCATCTGCGCCTGCCTCACCGCTGCCACCGGACGCACCCCCGTCATCCTCGGCAAACCCGATCCGGTGATCCTCCTGAACCTGGCCGCGCGGCATCATCTCGAGCCCTCCCAACTCGCGATGGTCGGCGACCGTCTCTACACCGATATCGCCATGGCTCAGCGGGCCGGTTCCGTCTCGGTCCTCGTTCTCAGCGGCGAAGCCACCGCCGCCGATACGGCCGCCATGCCGACCCCTCCCGACTACATCATGACCGATGTCGGCGAATTGGGACGAAGACTCACGGCCGGCGATTGA